The sequence below is a genomic window from Ignavibacteriales bacterium.
ATCCGGCAATTAGTATTAAGATGATCTGACAGCCATTCATCGACCTGTTTACTTACAAGATGGGCGTCACACCTGTCATTCCATATCGGAACGTTAATAATTTCCGGTGAAAAGTTATCTGCTTTAATTCTGAAATTATCTGATGGGTCATTCTTCTTACTGAGGACGAGATAATTTTCTTCAACAACAGCTTTCAGCAATGTCATCTGAGGATAATCACGCTGCGTCATAAAATCTGATTGCTCATTAATCAGCAGCCAGCGGCGGTCGTGCTTTAATCCCCTCTTTTCAACCACGCCTTCATTTACAGAGTAACCGCTCAGTGACTTAACCGGAAATATATTTATTTCAGTGAGTAATAATTTTTTCATCTGTTGAAAGATGACACTAAATTTTTATTGATTCAACAGTAACCTTAAAATCTTCTTCATAATTATTTATGAGGCTTTCAAGCTCTTCTTCAGATTCTATCCTTAATATGTTCATAACTGATTTGTCTAATTCCAATCCGGCATCCCAGTAGAACGTCCCGATGTTAAACCGCTGAGTCATATAATCGCAGAGGTGGATCACAGCAGGGATTTCACGACTGTCAGTAGCAAGAGCTGGTTTATGGTGTCTGCTTAATGCTTCGCATAATTGAATAGGGAGAGACCATTTTTCCGCGAGGAATCTGCCGACTTCCTGGTGAGTTAATCCAAGTACTTCTAGCTCGGCATCCGGCATTTTTATATCTGCTGATTTTGAAAGTTCGATTATTTCTTTAAACTGCTTTGGTAAGAATTTATAGGTGACCATTATCCCAAGATCGTGAAGAATACCGGCAACGAATGCATCACTGCCAAATTGGAAACCAAGGCTTTGGGACATACTCTTTGCGGCCGAGCCTACAACCATTGAATGAATCCAGAATTCCATCGGATCGAAGTTTGGATCACCCTGCGCACCGAATGAATCGACAAGCGACAGCGCGGTAACAATATCTTTTATCTCCTGTGTGCCAAGTACAAGTACCGCAAAATCAAGTGATGAAACTTTGCGCTTTATTCCGTACAAAGGTGAGTTTGCAATCGCAAGCAGTCTTGTTGTTAGTCCCTGGTCTTTGCTTATCAGTTCCGCGAGTTTGTTAGGTTGTACATTTGGGCTGTTCAGAACTTTTGTCACTTCAAACAATACCTTTGGAATTGAAGGAAGCTGCCTTATTCCAGCCAGTGTTTTTTCGGTTTTTTCTTTTTTTAATTTTATTGCTTCCGTGTCGGATTGCATAATAATCTCTTGCATTTTTTACTCAGCCATATTAAAAATTAAAATTTCAATTGAAAACGAACAAGTTTTACATTCTATTATCGGAAGAAATTGAAATAAGTGTAACCTCGGGAGTAGAATTATAGCGAATTGGCGCAAGTGACATTCCCAATCCTCGTGTAACAATTGCCAGCATTTTACCGAAT
It includes:
- a CDS encoding HDOD domain-containing protein, whose product is MQSDTEAIKLKKEKTEKTLAGIRQLPSIPKVLFEVTKVLNSPNVQPNKLAELISKDQGLTTRLLAIANSPLYGIKRKVSSLDFAVLVLGTQEIKDIVTALSLVDSFGAQGDPNFDPMEFWIHSMVVGSAAKSMSQSLGFQFGSDAFVAGILHDLGIMVTYKFLPKQFKEIIELSKSADIKMPDAELEVLGLTHQEVGRFLAEKWSLPIQLCEALSRHHKPALATDSREIPAVIHLCDYMTQRFNIGTFYWDAGLELDKSVMNILRIESEEELESLINNYEEDFKVTVESIKI